CACAAACTAGATGCAGATACAAAAATCACAGAGTTTGAAGACATGATAGGGAGAAGCAGTAAGTTCTCTCTTCGTCACTCTGAGCATTTTGATTTGTAAGCCTGTGCTTTTGTTCTGGTTATCCAAGAACACATTCAACCACCATACCAAAGCTGAATAACCACCAATGGGATGAGCTGCCCATCTGTAACAAGATCACATGCACAGCTAAGGATGTTGCAAGGATTTTTGCTTCCTGGGACAGacattttgttatttgtatCTTCTTAATCATTTTGGTTTGaaacaaaaacttcttttcctggaaaatcCCAGTAGAACATTGAAGgtgtttgcattaaaaaatgtgcACGAAGCCAGATATTTCCAGTGGGACCAGCATTGAGCTTGTCTGGATAGTCAAAGGGGGAGGGCGGAAGCAATCACACAAACCCCCAaatggggtttggggtttttctatTGACCACTGCAAGAAGCTGAGGTACAGGCGAGGTGATCAGAATCCAGCAGAAAGATTTGTTGCACTAAGGGGCAGCCGCAGCAGTGGGACCACCTCCCAGGGACACAAGAGCCACTAAGCTGGGTCAGACCAATGGTCCATCTAAGCCCAGGAATCAGTTTCCAGCACAGGATGAGGACAGAGGGGTTTGTGACCACGGCAAGCGAGCAGCAATCCCTCCTCACCATGCTCTCCCAGCCTCTAGCAGTTCACGCCTCGTGGATCTTCTGAGCCAGTTGTGTTTACCAGCCCttacaaaaaacttttttccctcatgcATACAGCTGGGCTTTCAACCTGCGTAAGCTTCTAGCATCCACCGTACCCTGCAGAAAGGAGTTTCACGGCTACCTAGACCTTTGGTGCATTTGATGGGTCctagggttttggttttttgtgttgttcCCCATTCCTTTTCTCCATGCCACTAACAATTTTACACACCGTTGTATCGCTTCTTTCCCCACGGTCTCTTTAACAAGCTTGAAGAGGCCTAGACTctagctgtttctctcacagaaACCATTCCGTAACTTAGGATGTATTTGTCCTCCCTGAACATTTCCCAGTTTTACAGTTCTTATTCAGATGGAGGGCACTAGAAATGCAGTATTGAATTCCATTTACAGGGAGGTAATTTTATACAGGGAGGCAataattttccccattttgctATCTAATAATTCCTTTCCTAATAGCACCtagcatttatttaatttttctgaaagaccCCTGAAAACTTCCCTCGGGTCCTGTATGTCAGGCAATCCAGAGACCTCACCACACAAGTCTGCAGCGAGATGGTGGCATTCAGAGGCTCCTCCCTGCCCTAATTCACTGGGAAGCATagggaaaaagtaattttcaactATAAGGATGTTTGGTTAATGGCTATTCAAGACAAAAAGACGAAGTCAAAAACCGCCCAAACCAGttataataaattaaacacacaGATACGTAAGCCctaaaaagcagaagataacACGGCTTGTAACAAAGACCAGGACTCCTGAGACACTGACAGATTGAACCATTACAGGAACCACTCAAGTGCAACCTTGAAGAGCTTCAGCCAGAAACTTCACAAAATTGTCGTGGGCTTCATAGGAAAGAGCAGATTTATTATGGAATGTTTGAGGGAAATTGTGAGACCATGTAAAGTTTATCATGCAATTTTTAAGGAAGATTATGGGAGTAAAACTTActatgggatgtttaggggaagGACcgaaggaggggaaagggaggcaTCAAGCTAGATCAGGGAGAAGTGAGAATGGGAAATGGAGAGGAGGAATAAATAGACGGGGCCAGTCACACAGAGACTGGCTGCTGGTCAGTGTGTGGGTCTGGCCGAGCCCTGCACCTGATTACCACCATCTGTCCTGGCCTCGTATTAAACTAATCCTAGCTGTTTCCTCTGCACGCACGCGCATTTGTGATCTGCTAGCAAACTGCAAGCTGGACGAGCCCATAAGCAGGACAAGAGGTCTGAGAGCCAGATACCGGACAGACCACAAGTCTGAGGACCAGCGATCCATGGACGTGTGTGCGCACGATCCACTGGCATGCTCCAGGTTTGATGGGCCAGGGAGTAAGGACAGGGTTAGGCCTTTTTTGCCATTCACGTTTTGCGAGTGCTGTTTGCGTTTTCCTGGGCACCCACCACAGcacttttcttcagtttctgctaATCGGTCTGCGTCTGGTCGCATATatagtgtgtgtgcatgtgtctgaGGGAGTTTCTGGAGTTCACACTCAGCCTCGTCACTTGCTGAacatgggaaagcagcagcctcaCACGTAGCAGACCAAGACAGAAAGGATTCCCTAGATCCTACAGTCCACTACCTTCAGCTGTCCTTAACACCAAACACTGGAATAGCACATCAAGTTCTCCCATGAACCCAAAGCTTGGCGAGGAAAACAAATCATGGCGAAGCCTCGTGTGAGCTGAGCTAGCAAGACCATTACAGAAATGAGAGTTATGCCTCAGGTCTGTCACACACCCAACTCCATGCACACTGTAGTGGAACAGAAGCTGGAGAGCACACTTGGTAGAAAGCTTATTAATGAATTGTCTCTAGAAAAAGGTTTATTCACTGGAGAGCAGAACCAAAGAAGAGAGTATCAACTCACACTGACAAGGGAAAGGGACCTGGGCCGACATTTAAATAGAAACAGCCCAGACCACTACTTGTTATGTCTCAAGGAGAAGCAACCACATCTAGGtgaacaaaaaggcaaaaaggaagaacGCGATTGTACAGCTCCACGGCCAGCAGCAATCCCTGCTGCAGTCTGGGAGGCCAAGAACCAAGAGACTGCTGGGGACCAGCACAAGGGTGAAATGGGGACAATTGCAACAGTGAACTGGATTAGCACGCAGTGACAACAGAGAACCAGGGACCCGGCCACTAGCCTgggagctccagccctgccctgaCGAAGCACTCCGCTGACAGGCACCGCACCACACAACCTCCATCCAGGCAGCCAGGATTTCTGCTCCCGCTGCTTCTTCACATCCATGGCGCGGAGCGTAAGAACAGACACCAGAAATGCCAGAGCATCAGATGGGAGtggaaggggtttctgttgcAGAGGAGTAAGGGGACACAGCAGAATTCTGTACTGCGTGTTCAAGGGAAAAGGACAAGACTTGAGCAAGAGTATAAAACTTTTAATGGGTCAGTGCATCAGTCCTTgatgcagagggaaaggagCAAACGGGGCTATAGCTGTCCCAGGCgctcagtgctgcagagattatctgcacagagcaggaaagaCAAGGTGGTACACAGATATCTGCGGCAGCCCCCGGGCCTTTGCTCTCCAAGGAGGGGACCAACACCTGGAAAAGCAGTTCCTCTCACTGTCCATTTGGTTTCGCTCTATGCTTCTTCCTGGCAGGGACTTGAGGACGCATCATTTTGTGAGAAGGCCGGCCAGCCTTCAAGGGTCTCCTCTGTGCCTGCAATGAATGTCTCTTCTTCAAAGCAGGCTGTGGTGGCTTCTGCTCTTTGTCAACTTTTGATCCctcaagtttcttcttttttggctgAGGCTCCATGACGGTAGCAGGGACAGCGGACGGAGCTGCTGCTTCCACAGCAGGTTCTTCATCTGAAACAAGAGAGAAAGGTGCCGTAAGAAGAACCTGCATGGCTTCTGCAGGGGAAGCAGCCTGTGAGAGCAGGCCCAGGCAGCTCAGCTGAGCTCCAGCACTAGGTTACCTTTTTGTGCCTGCGGGATGGCATTAGAGAATTTCTTGAACTTGGCAATGAAGAACCCATCCATATTGTGCGTGTGGGGATAGAAACGTCGTGTAGACTTGAGGGAGGGATGGAAGCGACGGTCCTTGAACctggaggaggaagtggggtGAGAAGTGATAGAGTGCCTCTGCTCAAACCTGGCCACCAAAGAACAGTCACCTGTGCAGCTTGTGACCTGGCACGCACCTGGTGAAGCCTTCCTTGCCAAAGTCCAGGCCTGTGGCCACCAAACGAACATTGCGTTTCTTCAGGGCATAATCCACAACCCACTCATTCTCCTCCACCTGCCAGAGACTAAGCATTAGGATCCAAAGCTCACCAGTCCCCTGAGTAGGAGGTGACCACAGCAGAGTGTGGAAGGGACTTACCGTGATGGAGCAAGTGCAGTAGACAATGTAGCCCCCTGTCTCTGAGGCAGCATTGACTGAATCTATAGCGCTAAGAATCAACTCCTTCTGCAGGTGAGCACAACGCAGGATGTCTTTCTCATCCTGAAAGAGAAAGATAGGTTAGGATGCCAGAGGCACGGAGAAGCACCCCAGGCCTCTATTGTGGATGGAGGGATGACAGGAGAGCAAAGCACATATGATACAGAAGATTCTAGAGTCTTCTGCAGAACtaaccccaaaaaaccctagCTCCAGTACAACACACGGaataggaaagagaaggaaaaaaaaaaaaaaaaaaatcagtgtccCTCTTGCAGGCATCTCTCAAGAACAAAGCTGCCCCAAAATCCTTCCTCTTGTGACTCATACGTGAGTCCCCATCTTGTGTCCGCACTGGTCACTCACCTTGTTGGTTTTGACAGCAGGATCCTTGGAAATGACGCCCGTTCCACTACAAGGAGCATCAAGCAAGACACGGTCGAACCCTCCAAGCACCTACAGGCAGATGTACATTTGGAATTACGCTCACAGGTAGGGACAAGACCAAGACTAGAAGGGGAACCAGAAGACTGGGAAGGCAGGAAAGatccctcactcctccctgtCTCCATATCAAATAACAAACAAACTCCCCAGCAGCTCCGCTCATCCTCCTGTGACAAGTGGCTTTGGAGAACACAGCTTTTCTAAagggacagcacagcagctctAGGCAAGCATGGTAAGGACACCCCCAAGCAGGCAGGAACATACCTTGGGGAACTGGCGTCCATCGCAGTTACTCACTACAGCATTGGTGACTCCCAGCCGATGCAAGTTCCCTACCACACTACGCAGCCGCTCGGCATTGCTGTCATTAGCCAAGATCATACCTGTGTTCTTCATAAGCTGAGCTGCCGGAGAACAAAACACATCAGCAAGGGGCTGAAAACCCCCTGCGCTTTTGCCCGTAGGGACAGCcaccctcctccttttcccaagTTCAGTCCCCCTCTGTTCCCCCTTTCTGTACAGACCAGTGGAAACTCATCACTTCACAGAGCATCCCTCCTAAGCCTCCCACCCACGGCTCCAGGGTGGTACCTATGTAGCTGGTCTTGCCTCCTGGGGCACAGCACATATCCAGGATGCGTTCGTTCTCCTGTGGAGCCAGAGCCATGACAGGGAGGAGACTGGAGGCTCCCTGCAGCATGTAGTGCCCAGCCAGATACTCAGGGGTGGCACCTGGGTAGGGAAGGCAGAACAAAAGAAGATGACATGCAAAAGAAAGGGAGCCAAGAGCGGGTCAGCTCAGTCCTGTGACAGGAAGGGTCATCTCACCAATGGGCACAGAGGAGTCATAAATAACAAGTCCTGTTTTCGACCACTTCCCCAAGGGGTCGAGGTTCACGCCACGGTTGATTAGAGCCTGCGAGACAAGGAGATGGGACTGAGACACTGCCCCATGTGACAGGCAGCGCAGGAGACAACCACAGGCTCCTGCTCACCTGGGCCAGGTCCCGTCGCCGCGTCTTGAGTGTGTTGGTGCGAATGGTCACAGGGCGGGGAACCTCATTGGCTTCCAGGAAGTTTATCAGCTGGATGAAAGAAGGGACAGAGAACAGAGATAAAAACAAAGACCCAGGGAGGGAGCCAAATCCTTATCAGTCAGCAAAGATATAGGCAGGGCAGGATCCTACCTCAGGGAGTGGGAAGATGTCCATGAGCTTCATGAGCAAGAAGTCGCTGTAGGAATAGTAGGCAGCCATGTCCCGGCGCAACAACGCGAGGTACTCCTGTCGCGTGCGTCCTTCCTCCCGCTTCACCACAAAGTCCTGCAGCACCTCCATATTGCCCTTGATGCGCTGGTGAATGATGTGCAGGTCAGGCGGCTCAGCAGGTAGAAAGACCATTAAGGAATCATAAACAGCCAAGAAACTCGTGCACAGGCTCTTTACAAGCACAATTGGTCATGCAGGACTCCTGCATCAGAGCAGCACCCGCACCAGAAAGGCCTTGTTGGAATACGCTTTCATCAGAGCTCAGCAGAGGGGAGATTCAAAGGATGGAACCGGACGAAAAAGTTCAGAAGGCAGGAACTacaaggtatttaaaagaatttggTTAATTACTTtagataaacagaaaaaaactaggaaaaaaaagacaacaaaagtAGTCTTTTAATACTAAAAACACTACCTGTAGCAGAAAGGAGACTAGAAGTTCCCTAAGGGCAACTAAGGGGtacagagaagaataaaaagaggcAGGATTGAATTGTACTGGGggacaggaaattaaaatcacCAAAGCCCAAGAGCAGGCACTTTGGATGCTGGAATTGCTGTCATGAAAGGCTCCAGGAACGGGTTAGACAAACACCTGCCAGGAAAATCAGGGTACAGAGGAACGAACTACGTGATGAGATATCCACATGCATTTAGGTCTAGAAAGGAAATTGGGCAGGCTCCAAGCTGTTACAGGGCGTAACAGATTTCCTAACTGTGTTGTACAGAAGTGCAGCATTGTATACTATCTGTTAGGGCAGCTCATCTGAAAATACCTTGTTGTGCACAAAACACTCTTGCTAAGCAATACTCATGATAAAGTCCAAATGAAGCTCTTTGGTTGTATCCAggccctgtgctgctgcatgcaTATGGCTTGTGGATGTCACAGATAAAAAGGATATCCTCTCTCTCAATCTGTTCATTAGTTGGCAGTTTAAATTGTTCATCTATATCCAGGTTGAGCTGCAGATCCGggctctcttcctccttctgtccCATTTTCTGCCTGCTTGCCTCCTCTACTGCcgctgccacctcctcctcctcctcttcactgTCATCTTCACTGAGGCCTCCCCTAAGGACAAAGAACAGGACGGATGTTTTACACAAGAACAGTATCACACAGGCACTTCACAACTACCATTTCGTAGATGGCAGAGAGGACAGAAGAATGAACAACACAGGCTCCTCATCTAACCAGGAAAGACTCTGCGCACTGGCAATGTTCTCACATCCTCACCTGTCAGACTTCTGCTTCAGGGCAGCTTTTTCAATAGGCAGCAACTAAACAGAGACAAAAGATTAATGAAACAATAACCCCAGGTGCCCCCTTACTTCCCACCATCTGTAAAATTTATCTGCTCTGTTTAAAAAGGACAACAAACAAAAGCACCGAATGTTATGCTAGGATCAGCTGCTAAACTTGAAATTGTTCTTGtgaagggaagaaggggaaagctCTCTGCCACCTCACCAACCAGCCCCCAGTAAAGTCACCCTTTTTCCCCAGGCCTGATGGGTCCTTTCAGCCAGCAAAGTATTTCTTGCCTGATTAAGGGCAAAAAGTTCctacctcttcttcctctgatgAGGCACCATAATCATCCACCATCTCCTCGCTGCtcccatcttcctcctcttccatctcCCAGCTGCCCTCTTCCACCTCACCATCGCTGGATAACTCCATGTTGTTTCCTTTAGCCAGGATTTTCGTGGCTTTGGCCGGAGCCAGCCATTTTGAATTGGCATCACTGAAGCCAGACTGGCCACGAGGGGTTTGTCCTGCTGCCTTTATGGCTTGTTTCTCCTTCTGTGGGGATACCTGCTCTTTAACTACAGACAGAAGAAGCAGTTAAAAGTTAggcattattttcaaaagcagctgccCTGTTTTTTTAGTTGTTATACAAAAGAGGCCTTCATCCTAGTCCCAAGCCGCCTGTCCAAGAGAAGGGACTGCTTGCTCTCCACATCAGTTTCCTCCATCATAAACAAGGGCACAGTCTCACCTCTCCccaaacaaaactttaaagagATCTAACTACaattactaaagaaaaacacagctacAAGAGGCTTACAGTGTTTCCTCTGACACATCACGGTATCCTCCTTCCCAAATCTTTATCtatccttccttcttcctacTGCGACAGCTCCCGAGGCCACGCAGGACATAATGCGGTGAGCTTAAAAGCCTCAGCTacccagcctgcctgcaatAACCTTGCTGTGAACGGAGGACAACTCAGAAGCGGCTTTAACACGTGGAAGAGAGACCTTTTACTGGTTTGTTCTTCAGACAGCACTGCCACCTGGCACGGCAGGGAccagaaatcaggaaaaattcGTTTAAAATAACGAAATTCCACCCATCCCATGCCACAAAAAAAGAGGCCGGAGCTGGGCGGGGGGGCGCCCCGGggggcagcaggacagggtggCTGCCGGCCCCCCATCCCGCCCAGCACTCACCTGCCGGCTcccgccctcctcctcctcctccgagCGGCCTCCTCCCCGTCGGGGCACTGCCCGCTCCCAGTCGCCTCTTAGCAGCCCTGCATCGGGAGGAGAAGCGGCGGTCAGCCCCGGCCCGGCCACCCCCGCGCCCCCCCAACCCGCCAGGCCGCCACCCTCACCTCTTCCTCCCGTGACTGGAGAGCTTCTTCCTGCCGGTCTCCGGCTCTGAGGAGAGACACGCGGCGGTCAGGCAGCCCGCACCGGCGGCACCGGGCACCGCGAGGCGGCACCAGGCCGGGCCAAGCCAGGCCGAACTTACCTGGCGGCAGGAAGCGGGCCAGCTCCACCTCGGCCCCCCGCTGCTTACGGGCCTTGCGCCCGGGGCCGCGCTTCTCCTTCCTGGTGGGGTCCAGCTTCCGCCCCATGGCGCCGCGGTACCGGGCCCACCGCCACACGTGCAGACCTACCTaccgccccgcgccggcgcATGCGCCCGGCCTCGGCTCCGCCCCCGCTCCCCACCCATTGGCTAGTGTCGCCGCTCCCGCTCGCCGAGTGGCTCGGCCGGTAACGTCAGACGCCCGGCCTGCTGCGGGGCTGgcccgccgggccccggggtggcggcggcgccgcggggcCTCGGCCCGGTGAGGCGCTTCCGGCCGCCGAGGGGCCTGGCCCCGGCTCCCGGGGATGGCGGGCAGCGGCTCGCCGAGGGGTCCCTGCCCCTAACGGCAGGCGGGCTCCTGGCTTCCCCCGaggggaggctgcagccccaTGCACCCCCGAGGCCGGTGGGGTGGGGCAGAGCCGGCCCTCGCTGCCATCCGCTGGCCGCTACAAGCACCGTGCGGCTCTGTCCTCGCTGAAGGCCTCGGATGTCAGCAGGCTGCAGCCTAAGTGAtggactggggggggggggggtgagggtgTAAACGTACcgacagcaggcagcagagaaagggcTCAGTGCACGTACAAGGAGGAAGCGAGAATTTGTAGAGGTGGCGGATGCCCCCAAACCTGCCCCCAAACCTGCTCCGATACAGAAAAAGGACGTGACCGACCCACCAGGAGCAGTACAGGGAGAGGTAACAGGTCACTCCCCCACCAGAGGAAGTCGGAGTACTTACCCCACCCCTCTTCTGCTAAATAGaggcaacaaaataaaatacaaggaaactttatttttcagttttaccaaggttttgctctgttttttgatttttttttttgttgtttgtttttgtcttcaAGCTGCTTATTAGTGGACAAGTCCGGTCagtttttgtattaaaaaggaTCTTGATGGAGGTAGCTTTGTCTCTGTCCTGGCTTTTGCTTGGTCTTGCCTGCGCACTCATCTCGGTAAACaaactcaaaataaaattaaaaacaaaaactggaaTTCCAGGCGGAGGCAGCGAGCAATGCAGCCAGATTCTCCGTGTAACAGACATGGCGCTGTGGCCTCCAGTCACTATATACAGAGTCCATCATACATCCCCCTCTCTCCTAAGCACACTCCTTGCTCCAACGGGCTGGCTGCAGAAGAAGGAGTTTCTTCTCCTCCCAGAGACCTGCACAGCAGCTTCCATGGAGGGAAACAGCACCCAGTCAGGAATGTCAGGCAGAGGGGTAGAGTGTgaaggggtggggtgggggggtcaCTTCAGCTTGGCCGAAAGGTCAACAGCACTGGGCCAGGGACTCACTGCTGCTGGGCCACCTGTAGGGCGAGAGAAGGCGATCCGAGACTCAACGGCTGGTCAACAGCCCCTGGCTTTCCCCACAgagcccccgctccccccccagGTAACCCTGCTCACCGACCAGAGAGGGTACGTACTTGttggggaggcggcggcggagggggctCACTGCTGCGGTTGGCCAGCCGGCTGAGGATGTTGCGCTCAGACATCTGGAGGCGCACTGCCACAGGCGGGATACGGGCAATGGTGGCAGGCAAACGAGTCACATCCGCCTTCATGTCACTCAAaagctcctccagctgcttcagaactggaagaagaaagggacATCTGTTcagaggggacagggacaccCCACAGGGAAAAGACCAGAGGCGACAGCGATGCTAAACACCTATCCCACCCTTGTTTAACACGCTGCATTACCTTTGTGCAGCACAGCGTTGGCTGGTTTATTCCCGGCCATTGACTCCTTGGATAGGTGCTGGTGGCTCTCAGCCAGGCATTCCACCTCTGCGAAACGGGTGTTCAGCGCCATGGATGGATGAGATGGGTCTTCTGACATGTTCAGATAGGCAGCTCGCCGCAACTGCTCCTCGATCACCAGCGCTTGCTCCAGGAGCTGCAAGATGGGGCAGCAATGAGAAAAAGTCTTTCAGCAGTTGCCTGAGAAGCAGCCTGTTtgcacccccagcctctcctgACCCAGTTCTCCACTATCTCATGAGGCGAGATTCTGCAGCTGAACCTCCTTTCACCAACTTCTGTTTATACTGAGTAAAGCCTAAAGAGCCCAAAACAATTAAGGGCTCCATTAAGCTAGGCCAGGTACACAAGAAAATGAGGCTACATCTAGTTTAATAGAAGACTACCATAAATCCTCTTAGGATTCTCATTCCTCCTCAGATTTTTTGAAGACCAAGTTGTTTGCtattttactctttctttaCGGAGCAAAGGGGATGGAGCTTTCTCTTTGAACCAGAGTGAGAAGTATCCCATGCTACTTATAGGAAGAGTCTAAAAAACTGTCAAGCATGTCAGGGACATTAGGAGAAATCAATCTGAATCCTGTTAGTGCAGAACTGATCAGCCAGACTACATTGAATTAACATTTTGCCTCGAGACTGAGAACTACACAGCCTTTGTTTGCGTTGGTCTTAAATCACTCCCAGAACTCAGCTATGGTCACTCCCAAATAGGCTGAGGCAGAGACTGAAGGCAACCCTTTCACCAATCCATAGTGTTTCTAAGTTCTGCTTAGGCACATTGAGTGGGTTGTAGCACACCAAGCAGAAGCTGTGATGGAAACAGCCACTTGAACCTTAAGCCTCCTGCATATCAGTTGTTCAATAAACATTTGGAGAGACAGCACTGAACCAAGGTCCCCAATACCATTTCTAGAGTAAAGGGAGCTCCTGTCATGGAGCTACTGCATGATCCTGAGAGagattgcttattttttttccccctaaaatgAAAGGCACTGCAGAAGCCTTCACTTTTTCAGTGGAAACTCAGAACAGCTAGCTCTTGTTCTTAGAAGTCCAGCTGGCTGAAAGGCACTTATCACACTGAAGAGAAATCCTTACCTTAAATCTTCTTGCCAAGAACTTATTCTTTATTTCCAGGAAGTTACCCCTGTTCATCTCACCCTTGAAGGGTTCATTGAGGATGGCGTAACGTGGATCATTCTGAATATCCTGCCAACGGGCATAGCCATGACTGAGATGGGATGAGCTCAGGCAAACAAAGGCAGTGAGAACAAGGGAATACACAGCCCAGGCAGATACACTTCTCAAGAGGGGGTGGGGAAAGGGGGTGCAGAGAGGGGAGGAACAGGAGCCaaggaaaaggaatgagaaCTATGTCCTGCTAAGTCTTAACTATGCTGGCAGGAAACTCCTCCTCCCACCATCACTTTCACTCTTGTGACAGAAGATAAAGCACCCTCTCACTTAATGTACTCCAGTCAGACCCAGGACAGTCACCTTCACCGAGACAGTTTATGTACAAGGGGAGAGAACTGGTCCATCAGGGTAAGGATACTTGATAATCCCAGCAAGGAGCCAGTAGTCATGACGCCGATGCCAGATCTCATAGGTCTTCTTTGTGACAGTTGCAGCCCGCTCTTCATTCTGCCACAGGGAGTGTAGTTCTGGAAAGGCAAGAGACACCAGAAcagttgaaaattatttcatgaacACAAGCAGGGGCATATAAACAAGTTCAAGCATACAAAGATTTCTCATACCAGTGAAGCCACCATCTGCTATGTTGAACATGAAGCGCTGCTTTACTGCCTTCTTGTGCCTTTCATCTACTGACTCTTTCAGCATCTCTCCATTCTGCAGCATCACCACATCTCTCTTATCATcatcctttttctcatctgtacACACAGGAAATTATTGGAAAGAACATGGCAGACACCACAGCAAGTTGGACCCACAAGGAATCCTTGCAGGAGAAGGGTTAAGGAAGAGAATGGAATTATCATGACTCACCTTTCTCATCCAGAGTGATTATAGGAGGTTCAGGGGGATTCTCAATAGGTGCTCTGTCTTCCACTTTCTCCACAtcagctgcaggagagaaggggaacATGAGATGCAGG
Above is a genomic segment from Gymnogyps californianus isolate 813 chromosome 1, ASM1813914v2, whole genome shotgun sequence containing:
- the NOP2 gene encoding probable 28S rRNA (cytosine(4447)-C(5))-methyltransferase — translated: MGRKLDPTRKEKRGPGRKARKQRGAEVELARFLPPEPETGRKKLSSHGRKRAAKRRLGAGSAPTGRRPLGGGGGGREPAVKEQVSPQKEKQAIKAAGQTPRGQSGFSDANSKWLAPAKATKILAKGNNMELSSDGEVEEGSWEMEEEEDGSSEEMVDDYGASSEEEELLPIEKAALKQKSDRGGLSEDDSEEEEEEVAAAVEEASRQKMGQKEEESPDLQLNLDIDEQFKLPTNEQIEREAAEPPDLHIIHQRIKGNMEVLQDFVVKREEGRTRQEYLALLRRDMAAYYSYSDFLLMKLMDIFPLPELINFLEANEVPRPVTIRTNTLKTRRRDLAQALINRGVNLDPLGKWSKTGLVIYDSSVPIGATPEYLAGHYMLQGASSLLPVMALAPQENERILDMCCAPGGKTSYIAQLMKNTGMILANDSNAERLRSVVGNLHRLGVTNAVVSNCDGRQFPKVLGGFDRVLLDAPCSGTGVISKDPAVKTNKDEKDILRCAHLQKELILSAIDSVNAASETGGYIVYCTCSITVEENEWVVDYALKKRNVRLVATGLDFGKEGFTRFKDRRFHPSLKSTRRFYPHTHNMDGFFIAKFKKFSNAIPQAQKDEEPAVEAAAPSAVPATVMEPQPKKKKLEGSKVDKEQKPPQPALKKRHSLQAQRRPLKAGRPSHKMMRPQVPARKKHRAKPNGQ